A genomic stretch from Natronomonas gomsonensis includes:
- the citE gene encoding L-malyl-CoA/beta-methylmalyl-CoA lyase, which yields MTRLCRTFQTAPAGVAKDNTAKYLESAFNATGFQVPDWLVPDIEDGTAPSMKETALENTVELSAEYGPEFAGEIWPRVQWAFDDESLREAGTHEIETLVREAGDHIDGVVVPKVGRLDDVERAASAVANAEANSGYDAGSIGLSVIVETAQAKSDLREIASFGTDSRLTGLVFGPVDYTAELGAREIAGERPSWPGMVEDLSNEASANDLVSIGGPFDRLFHTRAGVTVYNADGYADQVEREARVGFDGSWSLHPKQTEQANRIHMPDRETISRAVRSIEDFSAAKAAGSGAVTIDGQMIDEATLKNYANTVDTVVSIHKASEQQTSNAYDDDLLERALSTDTDTRT from the coding sequence ATGACTCGCCTCTGTCGAACCTTCCAGACGGCGCCGGCTGGCGTCGCGAAGGACAACACCGCCAAGTACCTCGAGTCGGCGTTTAACGCGACCGGCTTCCAAGTGCCAGACTGGCTCGTGCCGGACATCGAGGACGGCACGGCGCCGAGCATGAAAGAGACGGCGCTCGAGAATACCGTTGAACTAAGCGCCGAGTACGGCCCGGAGTTCGCCGGCGAAATTTGGCCGCGTGTGCAGTGGGCGTTCGACGACGAGTCGCTCCGAGAAGCCGGTACTCACGAAATCGAGACGCTGGTCCGGGAGGCGGGCGACCACATCGATGGCGTGGTCGTTCCCAAGGTTGGCCGCCTCGACGATGTTGAACGCGCGGCGTCGGCCGTCGCCAACGCAGAGGCGAACTCCGGCTACGACGCTGGAAGTATCGGCCTCAGCGTAATCGTGGAGACGGCACAGGCTAAATCTGACCTCAGGGAGATTGCGTCGTTCGGCACAGACAGTCGCCTCACTGGTCTCGTGTTCGGGCCAGTGGATTACACGGCGGAACTTGGTGCTCGAGAAATCGCCGGTGAGCGGCCGTCTTGGCCGGGAATGGTAGAGGATCTCTCGAACGAGGCGAGCGCAAACGACCTCGTCAGTATCGGCGGGCCGTTCGACCGCCTATTCCACACTCGGGCCGGCGTGACCGTCTACAACGCCGACGGCTACGCCGACCAGGTTGAGCGTGAGGCCCGTGTTGGATTTGACGGGAGCTGGTCGCTGCACCCAAAACAGACCGAGCAGGCCAATCGGATCCACATGCCTGACAGAGAAACGATCTCGCGGGCGGTGCGGAGCATCGAGGATTTCTCGGCGGCCAAGGCCGCTGGGTCCGGTGCTGTCACCATTGACGGTCAGATGATCGATGAGGCGACGCTGAAGAACTACGCCAACACCGTTGACACCGTCGTCTCCATCCACAAGGCCAGCGAACAACAGACCTCAAATGCGTACGATGACGATCTCCTCGAACGTGCGCTGTCGACGGACACGGATACCCGGACCTGA